From the Brachyhypopomus gauderio isolate BG-103 chromosome 5, BGAUD_0.2, whole genome shotgun sequence genome, one window contains:
- the dmtf1 gene encoding cyclin-D-binding Myb-like transcription factor 1, with protein sequence MNAGDVPGAVTLDSVNAVTLTQDTDGNIILHCAQNDDGDLGSDDEAEPIHKRLRLSNEDTEDSSDSPPSYSVVTLPISESDESFEVTMTATERKDELDPESDAHLQDKSQSSPRKSDDVSAVSQAWFTTKEDKDTLVNKGHKWKQGMWSKEEIDILMNNIDNYLKKRGIQDPTEIIFEMSKEERKDFYRSIAWGLNRPLFAVYRRVLRMYDNRNHVGKYTQEEIEKLKELRQKHGNDWATIGAALGRSASSVKDRCRLMKDTCNTGKWTEEEERRLAEVVHELTGTEAGDVVTQGVSWASVADLVGTRSEKQCRSKWLNYLNWKQSGGTEWTKEDDMCLVLRIVELGVEDENEINWDILADGWSSVRSPQWLRSKWWTIKRQVANHKELPFPVLLKGLQDVVEAPSSTVNKVVVVGSHSDSASPSPVTALQIPVQIPVQITHVASSDSANGASDGGTITLNSGALQTFELLPSFHLQPTGTPGTYLLQTGSNQGLPLTLSANPTVTLTAAASPGSPDQIILHGLTADSLSENVTVQMSHPGIIIQTVTSEDLSDPLNQSELAAEQDLANEESADGPKQREESSEHSSKAIQEVLIDKTLCPKVKEGVENSGIGKGAVLIVPSPSSFIQSGDITTDPLGTLTDPILQNQEEGSD encoded by the exons ATGAACGCAGGAGATGTCCCTGGTGCCGTGACCCTGGACTCAGTCAATGCTGTCACTCTCACCCAGGACACCGATGGCAACATCATCTTGCACTGCGCTCAAAACG ACGATGGCGATTTGGGGTCGGATGACGAGGCCGAACCTATTCACAAACGACTGCGACTGTCCAATGAGGACACAGAAGACTCTTCAGACTCTCCCCCTAGCTACTCTGTGGTCACACTTCCAA TTTCAGAGAGCGATGAGAGTTTTGAGGTGACAATGACTGCTACCGAGAGGAAAGATGAACTGGATCCAGAGAGTGACGCTCATTTGCAG GATAAGAGCCAGTCCTCCCCACGGAAAAGCGATGATGTGTCAGCTGTAAGCCAGGCCTGGTTTACTACCAAAGAGGACAAAGACACACTTGTAAACAAAG GTCATAAGTGGAAACAGGGTATGTGGTCAAAAGAGGAGATCGATATACTGATGAATAACATTGATAACTACCTCAAG AAACGCGGCATCCAGGACCCCACCGAGATCATCTTCGAGATGtcgaaggaggagaggaaggactTCTACCGCAGCATCGCCTGGGGTTTGAATCGTCCTCTCTTTGCCGTGTACCGTCGCGTTCTACGAATGTATGACAATCGCAACCATGTAGGCAA ATATACTCAAGAGGAGATTGAAAAGCTGAAAGA gctcaGACAGAAGCACGGGAATGACTGGGCCACCATTGGTGCAGCTCTCGGCCGCAGTGCCTCATCAGTAAAGGACCGGTGTCGGCTCATGAAGGACACCTGCAACACAG GTAAGTGGaccgaagaggaggagaggaggctaGCGGAGGTGGTGCACGAGCTGACGGGCACAGAGGCGGGCGATGTGGTGACCCAGGGCGTCTCGTGGGCGTCCGTGGCCGATCTGGTGGGCACGCGTTCAGAGAAGCAATGTCGCTCCAAGTGGCTCAACTACCTGAACTGGAAACAGAGTGGCGGAACGGAGTGGACCAAGGAGGACGACATGTGCCTCGTgctcag aatagTTGAGCTGGGGGTGGAGGACGAAAATGAAATTAACTGGGATATTCTGGCTGACGGATGGAGCAGTGTTCGCTCACCTCAGTGGCTTCGCAGTAAATGGTGGACTATAAAAAGACAAGTGGCCAATCACAAAGAGCTTCCCTTCCCTG TGTTGTTAAAAGGACTGCAAGATGTGGTGGAGGCTCCGTCGTCTACGGTGAataaggtggtggtggtgggttcgCACTCGGATAGCGCCTCCCCCAGCCCAGTCACTGCACTGCAGATCCCCGTCCAGATCCCTGTGCAGATCACACACGTCG CTTCTTCGGACAGTGCAAACGGGGCCTCTGATGGTGGGACCATTACCCTGAATTCTGGAGCTCTACAAACATTCGAACTTCTGCCA TCTTTCCACTTGCAGCCCACTGGCACTCCTGGTACCTACTTACTCCAGACGGGGTCCAATCAGGGGCTGCCGCTCACGCTATCTGCTAATCCCACTGTGACGCTCACAGCTGCAGCGTCCCCCGGCTCGCCGGACCAGATTATATTACACGGCCTTACT GCGGACAGTCTAAGTGAAAATGTTACAGTGCAGATGTCTCATCCTGGTATCATCATCCAAACTGTGACCTCAGAAGACCTCTCCGACCCTCTGAACCAATCGGAGCTAGCCGCAGAGCAGGACTTGGCCAATGAGGAGTCTGCCGATGGCCCaaagcagagggaggagtctaGTGAGCACAGCTCAAAAGCCATTCAGGAAGTCTTGATTGACAAG ACTCTGTGTCCTAAGGTGAAGGAAGGAGTGGAGAATTCTGGGATAGGTAAGGGTGCGGTTCTGATCGTCCCATCGCCGAGTAGCTTCATCCAGTCCGGTGACATCACCACAGATCCCCTCGGAACACTCACAG ATCCTATTTTGCAGAACCAGGAAGAAGGCTCAGACTAA
- the tmem243b gene encoding transmembrane protein 243b yields the protein MDDFTTRTYGTSGLDNRPLFGETSARDRIINLVVGGLTCLILIVTVICSFVFPSLPPKPLNIFFAVCILLLSGSVMVLIFWYRQGNLEPKFRTLIYYMLFSITLLCICANLYFHEVGQDKQSNALR from the exons ATGGATGACTTTACCACACGTACCTATGGCACAAGTGGTCTGGACAACAGGCCTCTGTTTGGAGAGACATCAGCAAGG GATAGGATCATAAATTTAGTAGTTGGTGGACTTACATGTCTTATTTTGATA GTAACTGTAATTTGTTCCTTCGTCTTTCCCAGTCTGCCTCCAAAGCCACTCAATATTTTCTTTGCTGTCTGTATCCTGCTTTTGAGTGGTTCAGTCATGGTTCTG ATCTTCTGGTACCGACAGGGAAACTTGGAGCCCAAGTTCCGCACACTGATCTACTACATGCTCTTCTCCATCACCCTGCTGTGCATCTGTGCCAACTTGTACTTTCACGAAGTGGGTCAGGACAAACAGAGTAACGCTTTGCGATAA
- the meig1 gene encoding meiosis expressed gene 1 protein homolog, which yields MSFAAFLDDNAKPKSMSRAKTWTDEVENLYRFQQAGYRDEMEYKQIKQMEIDRWPETGFVKKLQRRDNTFYYYSRKRECEDREVHKVKVYAY from the exons ATGTCCTTCGCAGCCTTTCTGGATGACAACGCCAAACCAAAGTCTATGAGCCGAGCAAAAACATGGACAGATGAAGTGGAGAATCTCTACAGATTTCAACAAGCAGGATACAGGGATGAGATGGAgtataaacaaataaaacaaatggaG ATTGACCGGTGGCCTGAAACAGGCTTTGTGAAGAAGCTTCAACGACGAGACAACACTTTTTATTACTACAGCAGAAAGCGGGAATGTGAGGACAGAGAAGTCCACAAAGTTAAGGTGTATGCATACTGA
- the dclre1c gene encoding protein artemis isoform X1, with protein MSSFPGRMKEYPTVSIDRFDKDNLHARAYFLSHCHKDHMKGLKGPFLKRKLKSCLSVKLYCSFVTKELLLSNRKYGFWEDHIVAVELDSPTHISLIDEVTGESEDVVVTLLSAGHCPGSVMFLFEGTQGTVLYTGDFRLATGDAARVEHLHSGHRVKDIQSVYVDSTFYDPRFYQIPSREACLMGIRELVQGWISLSPYHVVWLNCKAAYGYEYLFTNLAQEFTSQVHVNGLDMYRKMPEILCHVTTDRSTQIHACRHPKDEEMFRTNRLPCGTTAPDGTPLRIISIKPSTMWFGERTRKTSVIVRMGGSSYRACFSFHSSYSEIKDFLAYIRPVNIYPNVVPPGRTIEDVIELLKPMCRKPSERSEVVYKPLGILKRARAECISQVSDSDEELFEEVTMAPRRKKLVMKELSECHSPENPAPNHSQTHVCLEIEPTFQSSNYMDCTESNDDDEDNDDELLNPKSDAHHGSGDEQLTPSDTPCSEMPASQNAPCWATFFTAEPVLTDESCELNNSQTSQTLSTEHMTSQSPELFHDDDDDDDDDDDDDDEESVLLASSQSTHISDTGPESPSQLDTVPVQSDPSKALQPASHCNRQTSGTSKNGSHWPAETDLTVIDNSKNLGVERAEVTSDSQVSSDFDLPQTPGSKAPHPDELRELYRKLAAGEDVCPNEPARPCLT; from the exons ATGAGTTCCTTTCCTGGTCGGATGAAGGAGTATCCGACCGTTTCTATTGACCGTTTTGACAAGGATAATTTACACGCCAGGGCTTATTTTCTGTCTCATTGTCATAAAG ATCATATGAAAGGATTGAAAGGACCTTTTCTGAAAAGGAAACTAAAGTCTTG TTTAAGTGTCAAGTTGTACTGCTCGTTTGTCACAAAGGAGCTTCTACTGAGCAATCGAAAATATGGCTTTTGGGAAGACCACATT GTTGCCGTTGAACTGGACAGTCCAACACACATCTCACTGATTGATGAAGTCACGGGGGAG TCAGAGGATGTTGTTGTTACTTTACTGTCAGCAGGACACTGCCCTGGATCTGTCAT GTTTCTCTTTGAGGGGACCCAGGGCACTGTGCTGTACACAGGAGATTTCCGATTGGCTACCGGAGACGCAGCAAGGGTGGAACACCTGCACTCTGGGCACAG AGTAAAAGACATCcagagtgtgtatgtggacTCTACATTCTATGACCCCAGGTTCTATCAGATCCCTAGCAGG GAGGCCTGCCTGATGGGCATAAGGGAACTGGTTCAAGGCTGGATTTCTCTGAGCCCATATCACGTAGTTTGGTTGAACTGCAAAGCAGCGTATGGTTATGAATACCTCTTCACTAACCTGGCACAGGAGTTCACCTCACAG GTCCATGTCAATGGTCTGGACATGTATCGGAAAATGCCAGAGATCCTGTGTCATGTGACCACTGACAGGTCAACTCAGATACATGCCTGCAGGCATCCTAAG GATGAGGAGATGTTTAGGACCAACAGGCTGCCGTGCGGCACCACGGCTCCCGATGGCACACCACTGCGCATCATAAGCATCAAACCCTCCACCATGTGGTTCGGGGAGCGGACCCGGAAGACCAGCGTCATTGTCAG GATGGGTGGGAGTTCCTACAGGGCATGTttctcttttcattcctcttactCCGAG ATCAAAGATTTCCTTGCCTACATCCGTCCTGTGAACATCTACCCCAACGTGGTTCCGCCAGGCCGAACCATAGAGGACGTCATCGAGCT CTTGAAGCCAATGTGCAGAAAACCTTCTGAAAGGAGTGAGGTTGTCTATAAGCCCCTCGGGATCCTGAAAAGAGCCAGAGCGGAGTGCATCTCACAAG TCTCGGACAGTGATGAAGAGTTGTTTGAGGAGGTTACCATGGCACCTAGGAGAAAGAAGCTGGTCATGAAAGAGTTGAGCGAGTGTCATAGCCCAGAAAACCCAGCACCTAACCACAGCCAAACGCATGTTTGTCTAGAGATTGAGCCCACATTCCAGTCATCTAACTACATGGACTGCACCGAGTCCAATGACGACGATGAAGACAATGACGATGAGCTTTTAAATCCCAAGTCTGACGCACATCACGGCTCTGGTGATGAGCAACTTACTCCATCAGACACGCCCTGTTCAGAGATGCCTGCGTCCCAGAATGCACCCTGCTGGGCTACGTTCTTCACAGCGGAGCCGGTTCTGACTGATGAGAGCTGCGAGTTGAACAATAGTCAGACCAGCCAGACTTTGTCTACCGAACACATGACCTCACAGTCCCCCGAGCTCttccatgatgatgatgatgatgatgatgatgatgatgatgatgatgatgaggagtcTGTCCTCCTTGCATCGTCTCAATCTACCCATATATCAGATACAGGCCCGGAGAGTCCCAGTCAACTTGACACAGTGCCTGTCCAATCAGATCCCAGCAAGGCCCTACAACCTGCCAGTCATTGTAACAGGCAGACAAGCGGTACATCGAAGAATGGTTCTCATTGGCCAGCTGAGACAGATTTGACTGTGATTGACAATTCCAAGAACCTGGGAGTGGAGCGTGCAGAGGTGACGTCTGACTCTCAGGTGTCGTCCGATTTTGATCTCCCCCAGACTCCAGGCTCTAAAGCGCCACACCCCGATGAGCTGAGGGAGCTCTACAGGAAGTTGGCAGCAGGAGAGGATGTTTGCCCAAATGAACCTGCACGGCCTTGTCTGACCTGA
- the dclre1c gene encoding protein artemis isoform X2 — protein sequence MKGLKGPFLKRKLKSCLSVKLYCSFVTKELLLSNRKYGFWEDHIVAVELDSPTHISLIDEVTGESEDVVVTLLSAGHCPGSVMFLFEGTQGTVLYTGDFRLATGDAARVEHLHSGHRVKDIQSVYVDSTFYDPRFYQIPSREACLMGIRELVQGWISLSPYHVVWLNCKAAYGYEYLFTNLAQEFTSQVHVNGLDMYRKMPEILCHVTTDRSTQIHACRHPKDEEMFRTNRLPCGTTAPDGTPLRIISIKPSTMWFGERTRKTSVIVRMGGSSYRACFSFHSSYSEIKDFLAYIRPVNIYPNVVPPGRTIEDVIELLKPMCRKPSERSEVVYKPLGILKRARAECISQVSDSDEELFEEVTMAPRRKKLVMKELSECHSPENPAPNHSQTHVCLEIEPTFQSSNYMDCTESNDDDEDNDDELLNPKSDAHHGSGDEQLTPSDTPCSEMPASQNAPCWATFFTAEPVLTDESCELNNSQTSQTLSTEHMTSQSPELFHDDDDDDDDDDDDDDEESVLLASSQSTHISDTGPESPSQLDTVPVQSDPSKALQPASHCNRQTSGTSKNGSHWPAETDLTVIDNSKNLGVERAEVTSDSQVSSDFDLPQTPGSKAPHPDELRELYRKLAAGEDVCPNEPARPCLT from the exons ATGAAAGGATTGAAAGGACCTTTTCTGAAAAGGAAACTAAAGTCTTG TTTAAGTGTCAAGTTGTACTGCTCGTTTGTCACAAAGGAGCTTCTACTGAGCAATCGAAAATATGGCTTTTGGGAAGACCACATT GTTGCCGTTGAACTGGACAGTCCAACACACATCTCACTGATTGATGAAGTCACGGGGGAG TCAGAGGATGTTGTTGTTACTTTACTGTCAGCAGGACACTGCCCTGGATCTGTCAT GTTTCTCTTTGAGGGGACCCAGGGCACTGTGCTGTACACAGGAGATTTCCGATTGGCTACCGGAGACGCAGCAAGGGTGGAACACCTGCACTCTGGGCACAG AGTAAAAGACATCcagagtgtgtatgtggacTCTACATTCTATGACCCCAGGTTCTATCAGATCCCTAGCAGG GAGGCCTGCCTGATGGGCATAAGGGAACTGGTTCAAGGCTGGATTTCTCTGAGCCCATATCACGTAGTTTGGTTGAACTGCAAAGCAGCGTATGGTTATGAATACCTCTTCACTAACCTGGCACAGGAGTTCACCTCACAG GTCCATGTCAATGGTCTGGACATGTATCGGAAAATGCCAGAGATCCTGTGTCATGTGACCACTGACAGGTCAACTCAGATACATGCCTGCAGGCATCCTAAG GATGAGGAGATGTTTAGGACCAACAGGCTGCCGTGCGGCACCACGGCTCCCGATGGCACACCACTGCGCATCATAAGCATCAAACCCTCCACCATGTGGTTCGGGGAGCGGACCCGGAAGACCAGCGTCATTGTCAG GATGGGTGGGAGTTCCTACAGGGCATGTttctcttttcattcctcttactCCGAG ATCAAAGATTTCCTTGCCTACATCCGTCCTGTGAACATCTACCCCAACGTGGTTCCGCCAGGCCGAACCATAGAGGACGTCATCGAGCT CTTGAAGCCAATGTGCAGAAAACCTTCTGAAAGGAGTGAGGTTGTCTATAAGCCCCTCGGGATCCTGAAAAGAGCCAGAGCGGAGTGCATCTCACAAG TCTCGGACAGTGATGAAGAGTTGTTTGAGGAGGTTACCATGGCACCTAGGAGAAAGAAGCTGGTCATGAAAGAGTTGAGCGAGTGTCATAGCCCAGAAAACCCAGCACCTAACCACAGCCAAACGCATGTTTGTCTAGAGATTGAGCCCACATTCCAGTCATCTAACTACATGGACTGCACCGAGTCCAATGACGACGATGAAGACAATGACGATGAGCTTTTAAATCCCAAGTCTGACGCACATCACGGCTCTGGTGATGAGCAACTTACTCCATCAGACACGCCCTGTTCAGAGATGCCTGCGTCCCAGAATGCACCCTGCTGGGCTACGTTCTTCACAGCGGAGCCGGTTCTGACTGATGAGAGCTGCGAGTTGAACAATAGTCAGACCAGCCAGACTTTGTCTACCGAACACATGACCTCACAGTCCCCCGAGCTCttccatgatgatgatgatgatgatgatgatgatgatgatgatgatgatgaggagtcTGTCCTCCTTGCATCGTCTCAATCTACCCATATATCAGATACAGGCCCGGAGAGTCCCAGTCAACTTGACACAGTGCCTGTCCAATCAGATCCCAGCAAGGCCCTACAACCTGCCAGTCATTGTAACAGGCAGACAAGCGGTACATCGAAGAATGGTTCTCATTGGCCAGCTGAGACAGATTTGACTGTGATTGACAATTCCAAGAACCTGGGAGTGGAGCGTGCAGAGGTGACGTCTGACTCTCAGGTGTCGTCCGATTTTGATCTCCCCCAGACTCCAGGCTCTAAAGCGCCACACCCCGATGAGCTGAGGGAGCTCTACAGGAAGTTGGCAGCAGGAGAGGATGTTTGCCCAAATGAACCTGCACGGCCTTGTCTGACCTGA
- the hspa14 gene encoding heat shock 70 kDa protein 14 — MAAIGVHFGYTCACVAVFKDGRADVVANDAGDRVTPAVVAYRDTEQIVGIAAKQGRIRNAANTVVKVKQILGRHYDDPDAQVHREESKCLVVNKGDRPMYELNIDDTTKYVSPEEVAKLIFHKMKETAQSALGSDVKDAVITVPFEFGEMQKNALRNAAEQAGFNVLRLIHEPSAALLAYGIGQDSPSGKSHVLVYKLGGTSLSVTALEVNSGMYRVLATHTDHSTGGESFTHALAQYLAAEFKKLYKQEVSCNPRAMMKLMNSADVAKHSLSTLGSANCFVDSLYDGMDFECNVSRARFELICSNLFNKSIQPIKSLLEQVNLSTSDVNTVVLSGGSARIPKLQQMIRDLFQDVELLCSIPPDEVIPVGAAMQAAILVGKESPVLDEDSITVDSCASDVLVKEVDESGADIFTVLFPSGTPLPARRQHALQGPGNLASVCLQLFQAQKPLAQIVLRDLEPKEEAHDIVTVLTMKRDGSLHVTCTEQGSGRSEAVTIETAAAAS, encoded by the exons ATGGCCGCTATCGGAGTGCACTTTGGATACACATGCGCATGTGTTGCAGTATTCAAG GATGGACGAGCTGATGTGGTGGCCAACGATGCCGGAGACAGAGTCACGCCCGCAGTGGTGGCGTACCGTGACACCGAGCAG ATTGTTGGTATTGCAGCAAAACAGGGAAGAATCCGGAATGCAGCCAATACTGTGGTGAAAGTGAAGCAGATTCTCGGCAGGCA CTATGATGACCCAGATGCTCAGGTTCAcagagaagaaagtaaatgccTG GTTGTCAACAAAGGTGACAGGCCCATGTATGAACTTAACATAGACGACACAACCAAATATGTGTCCCCTGAAGAGGTAGCCAAATTAATCTTCCACAAAATGAAAG AGACGGCTCAGTCAGCTCTGGGTTCTGACGTTAAAGACGCCGTCATCACTGTGCCTTTTGAGTTTGGGGAAATGCAGAAAAACGCACTGAG GAACGCTGCGGAGCAGGCCGGGTTCAACGTGCTCCGGCTGATCCACGAACCTTCCGCTGCGCTTCTGGCATACGGGATTGGCCAGGACTCCCCGTCAGGGAAGAG CCATGTTCTGGTTTACAAGCTCGGCGGCACGTCGCTAAGTGTGACGGCTCTGGAGGTGAACAGCGGGATGTACCGTGTGCTGGCCACACACACGGACCACAGCACTGGGGGAGAGAGCTTCACGCACGCCCTGGCACAGTATCTCGCTGCCGAGTTCAAGAA GTTGTACAAGCAGGAAGTGAGCTGTAACCCCAGGGCGATGATGAAACTGATGAACAGTGCTGACGTAGCCAAACACAGTCTCTCCACCCTGGGCAGTGCTAACTGCTTCGTGGACTCGCTGTATGATGGCATGGACTTCGAGTGTAATGTGTCCAG AGCGCGCTTTGAGCTCATCTGCTCCAACCTTTTCAATAAGAGCATTCAACCAATCAAAAGCCTCCTTGAGCAAGTCAACCTTTCCACTTCAGATGTCAATACG GTGGTGTTAAGTGGAGGCTCGGCGCGGATTCCCAAGCTGCAGCAGATGATCCGAGATCTGTTCCAGGACGTGGAGCTGCTCTGCTCCATCCCCCCAGACGAGGTGATCCCGGTTGGTGCGGCCATGCAGGCCGCCATCCTGGTGGGCAAGGAGAGCCCGGTCCTGGACGAGGACTCCATCACCGTGGACTCTTGTGCCAGCGACGTCCTGGTGAAG GAGGTGGACGAGTCTGGGGCGGACATTTTCACCGTTCTCTTTCCGTCCGGCACGCCTCTTCCCGCCCGGCGCCAGCACGCGCTGCAGGGCCCGGGCAACCTGGCGTCCGTGTGCCTGCAGCTGTTCCAGGCCCAGAAGCCCCTAGCGCAG ATCGTTCTTCGGGATCTGGAACCGAAGGAGGAGGCACACGATATTGTAACAGTGTTGACCATGAAAAG GGATGGCTCACTACACGTTACCTGTACAGAGCAAGGCAGTGGCAGATCGGAGGCCGTTACCATAGAAACAGCTGCCGCAGCATCATAG
- the cdnf gene encoding cerebral dopamine neurotrophic factor, translated as MSVTNTAAVLLTLCVVFAVTDSEECEVCVGFLQRLYTSLVATHKELSPALVEEELMKACAQATGKENRFCYYLGASSDAAAKVTGEVCRPLSVHVPVQKICQRLQHRDQQICELRYERQVLDWSREALSKMRVLELKRVLASWGEECRACLEKTDLVDLIQKVAPRHQARTHSDEL; from the exons ATGTCTGTAACGAACACGGCTGCCGTCCTGTTGACTTTATGCGTTGTTTTCGCAGTTACCGATTCAGAGGAATGCGAAG tgtgtgttgggtttttACAGCGCCTGTACACGTCTTTGGTGGCCACACATAAGGAGCTGTCCCCAGCTCTCGTAGAGGAGGAGCTAATGAAAGCATGTGCTCAAGCTACAGGGAAGGAAAACCGCTTT TGTTACTACCTTGGAGCATCCAGTGATGCGGCTGCCAAAGTAACTGGGGAGGTGTGTCGACCCCTCAGTGTCCATGTCCCAGTGCAGAAGATATGTCAGAGGCTCCAGCACAGAGACCAGCAGATCTGTGAACTCCGATACG AGCGTCAGGTGCTGGACTGGAGCCGAGAGGCTCTGTCTAAAATGCGTGTTCTCGAGCTGAAGAGAGTGTTGGCTTCATGGGGAGAAGAATGTAGAGCATGTCTGGAAAAGACTGATCTTGTAGACCTCATCCAGAAGGTGGCCCCCAGACACCAGGCCAGGACACACTCAGATGAGCTCTGA